One stretch of Cervus canadensis isolate Bull #8, Minnesota chromosome 5, ASM1932006v1, whole genome shotgun sequence DNA includes these proteins:
- the LOC122442417 gene encoding uncharacterized protein LOC122442417, translating to MRHVNGTTRCVAFLQCPRGSRWCSMCQTLLPLYGGTLWGRFTAPGALLLRLDLARNVDGEDHPGWQLSRARDRPHEVSSAAKTSCSPHPPPNPIGSPGASLGTGGCAAPVVQLPDAISRLRPGNVWARRVERAPQGRRREEPRWPAQRRAPPPWTSSGISRAGLLCVPSCVAGTGLALPGAAAGLRPHSWCPQVTRNKSRVGTCEPACAVWGGGVRAMRVQEAWARPRRGRPCFSIAPALPHHSGEGGGDQPPAVPPSPHPPAPQWQEPCALSPAPWLCCRPSGCPGLSPLTWSDPASPVADMGPQRVLRPQGPCLPGGGCSP from the coding sequence ATGCGTCACGTAAACGGAACCACACGCTGTGTGGCCTTTTTGCAGTGTCCTCGGGGTTCACGCTGGTGCAGCATGTGTCAGACTCTTCTCCCTTTATATGGTGGAACGTTGTGGGGCAGGTTCACAGCCCCTGGAGCTCTCCTGCTGAGACTGGACCTGGCCCGGAACGTGGACGGGGAGGACCACCCAGGTTGGCAGCTTTCACGAGCACGGGATCGTCCTCACGAAGTGTCTTCGGCCGCAAAGACGAGTTGCTCTCCACACCCACCGCCGAATCCGATCGGTTCACCTGGGGCCTCGCTGGGCACCGGCGGGTGTGCAGCTCCGGTGGTCCAACTGCCCGACGCCATCTCCAGGCTGCGTCCCGGAAACGTGTGGGCTCGGAGAGTAGAGCGCGCACCCCAGGGCAGGAGGCGTGAGGAGCCTCGATGGCCTGCTCAGCGGCGGGCACCTCCTCCCTGGACCTCCTCAGGCATTTCCAGGGCCGGGCTCTTGTGTGTCCCTTCCTGTGTGGCGGGCACTGGGCTGGCCCTGCCTGGGGCTGCCGCGGGCCTCAGACCTCACAGCTGGTGCCCCCAAGTTACCAGGAACAAGAGCCGTGTGGGCACGTGTGAGCCTGCATGTGctgtgtgggggggtggtgtgCGTGCGATGCgtgtgcaggaggcctgggcaaGGCCGAGGAGGGGGAGGCCGTGTTTCAGCATcgccccagccctcccccaccacagcggggaagggggtggggatcAGCCGCCCGCGGTCCCGCCCTCTCCACACCCGCCGGCCCCGCAGTGGCAGGAGCCCTGTGCCCTCTCCCCGGCCCCATGGTTGTGCTGCCGTCCCTCTGGCTGCCCTGGCCTGTCCCCCCTCACGTGGTCAGACCCAGCAAGCCCAGTCGCAGACATGGGGCCTCAAAGGGTCCTGAGACCTCAAGGGCCCTGTCTCCCTGGTGGGGGCTGCTCTCCCTGA
- the LCN12 gene encoding epididymal-specific lipocalin-12 isoform X1, whose protein sequence is MGPWLALWVLLYLPRSLQGQSPHTPAAPGSVLQSFEDSKFQGEWFVLGLAGNTHTVADRSLLSPFTATFTLNKNHRLEVAYAMIRGQRCVTWSYKLISKSQPGMFSVDHSGEPGADPEEIQVTDTDYASFALLLSRRQSDLQSILRVSLLCRIWAIQTQLLDKFICLVRAQGLSDDNIVFPDLTDWSVLPEKC, encoded by the exons ATGGGCCCATGGTTGGCCCTGTGGGTGCTGCTCTACCTGCCAAGATCCCTCCAGGGCCAGAGCCCACACACCCCGGCAGCCCCCGGCTCCGTTCTGCAGAGTTTCGAGGACAGCAag TTCCAGGGGGAGTGGTTTGTCCTCGGCCTGGCGGGCAACACCCACACGGTAGCAGACAGGTCTCTGCTGAGCCCTTTCACGGCGACATTCACGCTAAATAAAAACCACCGCTTGGAAGTGGCATACGCCATGATTCG ggGCCAGCGCTGTGTCACCTGGTCATACAAGCTTATTTCGAAGTCCCAGCCTGGGATGTTCTCGGTTGATCACAGtggag AGCCTGGGGCGGACCCTGAGGAGATCCAGGTGACCGACACGGACTACGCGTCCTTTGCCCTCCTGCTCTCCAGGAGGCAGTCGGACCTGCAGAGCATCCTCAGGGTCAGCCTGCTGT GCAGAATATGGGCCATTCAGACCCAGCTGCTGGACAAGTTCATCTGCCTGGTCCGAGCTCAGGGCCTCTCAGATGACAACATTGTCTTCCCGGACCTGACAG ACTGGTCAGTCCTGCCCGAGAAATGCTGA
- the LCN12 gene encoding epididymal-specific lipocalin-12 isoform X2 has protein sequence MLSHARPAPDPSGGWLTGGRDPVHTPPRKLPLFCFGCARLAGSGHQVASQLKPGAHPELSQARNGPAAPSLKHVPQGHFRGQRCVTWSYKLISKSQPGMFSVDHSGEPGADPEEIQVTDTDYASFALLLSRRQSDLQSILRVSLLCRIWAIQTQLLDKFICLVRAQGLSDDNIVFPDLTDWSVLPEKC, from the exons ATGCTCAGCCACGCCCGACCCGCTCCTGATCCGTCGGGGGGCTGGTTAACTGGGGGCAGGGACCCAGTGCACACGCCACCCCGGAAGCTGCCTCTGTTCTGTTTCGGGTGTGCTCGCCTAGCAGGGTCAGGGCACCAGGTCGCCTCCCAGCTCAAGCCCGGGGCCCACCCAGAGCTCTCCCAGGCACGTAACGGCCCAGCAGCACCCTCTCTCAAGCATGTGCCTCAGGGGCACTTCAG ggGCCAGCGCTGTGTCACCTGGTCATACAAGCTTATTTCGAAGTCCCAGCCTGGGATGTTCTCGGTTGATCACAGtggag AGCCTGGGGCGGACCCTGAGGAGATCCAGGTGACCGACACGGACTACGCGTCCTTTGCCCTCCTGCTCTCCAGGAGGCAGTCGGACCTGCAGAGCATCCTCAGGGTCAGCCTGCTGT GCAGAATATGGGCCATTCAGACCCAGCTGCTGGACAAGTTCATCTGCCTGGTCCGAGCTCAGGGCCTCTCAGATGACAACATTGTCTTCCCGGACCTGACAG ACTGGTCAGTCCTGCCCGAGAAATGCTGA
- the LCN12 gene encoding epididymal-specific lipocalin-12 isoform X4: protein MGPWLALWVLLYLPRSLQGQSPHTPAAPGSVLQSFEDSKFQGEWFVLGLAGNTHTVADRSLLSPFTATFTLNKNHRLEVAYAMIRGQRCVTWSYKLISKSQPGMFSVDHSGGRIWAIQTQLLDKFICLVRAQGLSDDNIVFPDLTDWSVLPEKC from the exons ATGGGCCCATGGTTGGCCCTGTGGGTGCTGCTCTACCTGCCAAGATCCCTCCAGGGCCAGAGCCCACACACCCCGGCAGCCCCCGGCTCCGTTCTGCAGAGTTTCGAGGACAGCAag TTCCAGGGGGAGTGGTTTGTCCTCGGCCTGGCGGGCAACACCCACACGGTAGCAGACAGGTCTCTGCTGAGCCCTTTCACGGCGACATTCACGCTAAATAAAAACCACCGCTTGGAAGTGGCATACGCCATGATTCG ggGCCAGCGCTGTGTCACCTGGTCATACAAGCTTATTTCGAAGTCCCAGCCTGGGATGTTCTCGGTTGATCACAGtggag GCAGAATATGGGCCATTCAGACCCAGCTGCTGGACAAGTTCATCTGCCTGGTCCGAGCTCAGGGCCTCTCAGATGACAACATTGTCTTCCCGGACCTGACAG ACTGGTCAGTCCTGCCCGAGAAATGCTGA
- the LCN12 gene encoding epididymal-specific lipocalin-12 isoform X3 has protein sequence MGPWLALWVLLYLPRSLQGQSPHTPAAPGSVLQSFEDSKFQGEWFVLGLAGNTHTVADRSLLSPFTATFTLNKNHRLEVAYAMIRGQRCVTWSYKLISKSQPGMFSVDHSGEPGADPEEIQVTDTDYASFALLLSRRQSDLQSILRAEYGPFRPSCWTSSSAWSELRASQMTTLSSRT, from the exons ATGGGCCCATGGTTGGCCCTGTGGGTGCTGCTCTACCTGCCAAGATCCCTCCAGGGCCAGAGCCCACACACCCCGGCAGCCCCCGGCTCCGTTCTGCAGAGTTTCGAGGACAGCAag TTCCAGGGGGAGTGGTTTGTCCTCGGCCTGGCGGGCAACACCCACACGGTAGCAGACAGGTCTCTGCTGAGCCCTTTCACGGCGACATTCACGCTAAATAAAAACCACCGCTTGGAAGTGGCATACGCCATGATTCG ggGCCAGCGCTGTGTCACCTGGTCATACAAGCTTATTTCGAAGTCCCAGCCTGGGATGTTCTCGGTTGATCACAGtggag AGCCTGGGGCGGACCCTGAGGAGATCCAGGTGACCGACACGGACTACGCGTCCTTTGCCCTCCTGCTCTCCAGGAGGCAGTCGGACCTGCAGAGCATCCTCAGG GCAGAATATGGGCCATTCAGACCCAGCTGCTGGACAAGTTCATCTGCCTGGTCCGAGCTCAGGGCCTCTCAGATGACAACATTGTCTTCCCGGACCTGA
- the LOC122442420 gene encoding formin-like protein 5, whose translation MLCLSWGAARSPPESTHPPPLSPPGPKPGEVAPGPLGCGHSAAPRPRGPPGRRAVSSLSERSSPPPDRCCHPPRPCAHTQGPAPRPPELLRGQGQQVPSRRGQAQGAPQWPSGYNSRLSGPRPGFSPWSGNSRQPRARRQSARCCHGRCRDAAASSPGAGGVRVSAAGHAWPFQAP comes from the coding sequence ATGCTCTGCCTAAGCTGGGGGGCAGCCCGCAGCCCCCCTGAAAGCACCCATCCTCCTCCGCTGAGCCCACCTGGTCCCAAACCCGGCGAGGTGGCACCAGGCCCCCTGGGCTGCGGGCACTCTGCCGCGCCGCGCCCACGGGGCCCTCCAGGGAGACGGGCGGTCAGCAGCCTGTCAGAACGGAGCAGCCCGCCCCCCGACAGGTGCTGCCATCCCCCCAGGCCCTGTGCCCACACGCAGGGGCCGGCCCCCCGTCCACCGGAGCTCCTGCGGGGGCAGGGACAGCAGGTGCCCAGCAGGAGGGGCCAGGCCCAGGGAGcgccccagtggcccagtggttacaaCTCCCGGCTTTCGGGGCCAcggcccgggttcagtccctggtctgggaactccCGCCAGCCTCGTGCCAGAAGACAGAGCGCCAGGTGTTGTCATGGCCGCTGTAGGGACGCGGCAGCCTCATCTCCGGGGGCCGGGGGCGTCCGAGTCAGCGCAGCCGGGCATGCGTGGCCCTTCCAGGCTCCCTGA
- the C8G gene encoding complement component C8 gamma chain isoform X1, with translation MLTPRIAALLTLLLASSSLGQRARRPPRPPSPISTIQPKASFDAQQFAGTWLLVAVASPCRYLQEQGHRAEATTLHVAPRGSAMAVSTFRKLDGICWAVRQLYGDVGRPGRFLLQARGARGPVDVVVGDTDYRGFAILYLERARQLSVKLYVRSLPVSDSFLSVFEQRVQRANLTEDHILFFPKYGFCEAADQFHTLDEVQR, from the exons ATGCTGACCCCCAGGATCGCAGCCCTCTTAACTCTGCTCCTGGCCAGCAGCTCCCTGGGTCAGCGGGCGCGGAGACCCCCGCGGCCCCCGTCTCCCATCAGCACCATCCAGCCCAAGGCCAGCTTTGACGCCCAGCAG TTCGCAGGGACCTGGCTCCTGGTGGCCGTGGCCTCCCCGTGTCGCTACCTGCAGGAGCAGGGCCATCGGGCCGAGGCCACCACTCTGCACGTGGCTCCTCGGGGCTCGGCCATGGCCGTCAGCACCTTCCGGAAGCT ggatggaatctgctgGGCAGTGCGGCAGCTGTACGGAGACGTGGGGCGTCCGGGGCGCTTCCTGCTCCAAG CCCGGGGTGCCCGCGGGCCGGTGGACGTGGTCGTCGGGGACACGGACTACCGCGGCTTCGCCATCTTGTACCTGGAGCGGGCGCGGCAGCTGTCGGTGAAGCTGTACG TCCGCTCTCTCCCCGTGAGTGATTCCTTCCTGAGTGTGTTTGAGCAGCGGGTCCAGAGGGCCAACCTGACCGAGGACCACATCCTGTTCTTCCCCAAGTACG GCTTCTGCGAGGCGGCGGACCAGTTCCACACCCTGGACG AAGTGCAGAGATGA
- the C8G gene encoding complement component C8 gamma chain isoform X2 produces the protein MLTPRIAALLTLLLASSSLGQRARRPPRPPSPISTIQPKASFDAQQFAGTWLLVAVASPCRYLQEQGHRAEATTLHVAPRGSAMAVSTFRKLDGICWAVRQLYGDVGRPGRFLLQARGARGPVDVVVGDTDYRGFAILYLERARQLSVKLYVRSLPVSDSFLSVFEQRVQRANLTEDHILFFPKYGFCEAADQFHTLDVQR, from the exons ATGCTGACCCCCAGGATCGCAGCCCTCTTAACTCTGCTCCTGGCCAGCAGCTCCCTGGGTCAGCGGGCGCGGAGACCCCCGCGGCCCCCGTCTCCCATCAGCACCATCCAGCCCAAGGCCAGCTTTGACGCCCAGCAG TTCGCAGGGACCTGGCTCCTGGTGGCCGTGGCCTCCCCGTGTCGCTACCTGCAGGAGCAGGGCCATCGGGCCGAGGCCACCACTCTGCACGTGGCTCCTCGGGGCTCGGCCATGGCCGTCAGCACCTTCCGGAAGCT ggatggaatctgctgGGCAGTGCGGCAGCTGTACGGAGACGTGGGGCGTCCGGGGCGCTTCCTGCTCCAAG CCCGGGGTGCCCGCGGGCCGGTGGACGTGGTCGTCGGGGACACGGACTACCGCGGCTTCGCCATCTTGTACCTGGAGCGGGCGCGGCAGCTGTCGGTGAAGCTGTACG TCCGCTCTCTCCCCGTGAGTGATTCCTTCCTGAGTGTGTTTGAGCAGCGGGTCCAGAGGGCCAACCTGACCGAGGACCACATCCTGTTCTTCCCCAAGTACG GCTTCTGCGAGGCGGCGGACCAGTTCCACACCCTGGACG TGCAGAGATGA